The following proteins come from a genomic window of Peptoniphilus equinus:
- a CDS encoding VirB4-like conjugal transfer ATPase, CD1110 family translates to MNQIQKKQQKKLSQVINRSKKMKKEFTKNSATYRPNKKRLGFLNFLKKENNDIHTAQDTIPYQNMFKDGICQVTDRYFTKTVKFEDINYRLAQQEDQRRIFESYCEFLNYFDPSINFQFTFLNQTGYADTMIDSINIESRHDDFEDIRQEYSGMLKNQLAKGNNGLIKNKYITFGIEADSLKVAIPRLERIESDILNNFKILGVRARSLSGSERLNLIHSITHMDTKEKTVFDWDMVKKGGMTTKDFIAPTSFNFKNSKYFKMGSTYGAVSFLLLVSPELSDSMLAEILDIEDDIIVSFHIKSMDQREAIKNVKRKLTDLDKMKIEEQKKAVRSGYDMDIIPSDLANFGEEAKTLLNELQGRNERFFIVSFQITNFASKRQKLENIAFQISGIIQKYNCSMRRMDYQQEQGFVSSLPLALNQVDLDRGLTTSCVAINVPFTTQELFDPGGLYYGLNAISNNMIMIDRNKLKNPNGLILGTPGSGKSFSAKREMTNAFLITNDDIIICDPEAEYYPLVKTLNGQVVKVSPTSKDHINPLDINLNYADGDDPIMLKAQFVISLLELVVGGTQGLQPVELTIIDRCTRAIYQRYIQNPIPENIPILQDLYNELLNQDEQEAHRIATALEIYVTGSLKVFNNPTNVDINNRIVCYDIKELGNQLKKLGMLIIQDQVWNRVSMNRNQSKKTRFYIDECHLLLKEKQTAEYFVEIWKRFRKWGGIPTGLTQNVKDLLLSKEITNIMENSDFVYMLNQASDDRDILAKRLNISKDQLSYVTNSGEGEGLLYFGNVIVPFIDKFPKDTKLYNLMTTKPEEIRRRDAIKQNTSL, encoded by the coding sequence GTGAATCAAATTCAAAAGAAGCAACAAAAAAAGTTGAGTCAGGTCATTAATAGATCTAAGAAGATGAAGAAGGAATTTACTAAAAATTCTGCGACATATCGTCCTAACAAGAAAAGATTAGGTTTTCTAAATTTTCTAAAAAAAGAAAACAATGATATTCATACGGCGCAAGATACCATACCGTATCAAAATATGTTTAAGGATGGTATTTGTCAGGTGACAGACCGATACTTCACTAAGACAGTTAAATTTGAAGATATTAACTATCGTCTAGCGCAACAAGAAGATCAACGACGCATTTTTGAATCCTACTGCGAATTTTTAAATTATTTTGATCCGTCTATAAATTTTCAGTTTACATTTTTAAATCAGACAGGATATGCCGATACAATGATTGACAGCATCAACATTGAGTCACGTCATGATGATTTTGAAGATATTCGGCAGGAATATTCCGGGATGCTTAAAAATCAGTTGGCCAAAGGGAATAATGGTCTGATTAAGAATAAGTATATTACCTTTGGAATTGAAGCGGATTCGCTCAAGGTGGCTATCCCACGACTGGAACGCATAGAAAGTGATATTTTAAACAATTTTAAGATACTTGGCGTACGTGCTCGTTCGTTAAGTGGGTCAGAACGTTTAAACCTCATTCATTCCATTACACATATGGATACAAAAGAGAAAACTGTTTTTGACTGGGATATGGTCAAAAAAGGTGGTATGACCACTAAAGATTTCATTGCTCCGACCTCTTTCAATTTTAAAAATTCTAAGTATTTTAAGATGGGTAGCACCTACGGCGCTGTTTCTTTTTTGCTTTTAGTATCTCCGGAACTTTCAGACAGTATGCTCGCGGAAATTTTAGATATTGAAGACGATATTATTGTATCGTTTCATATTAAGTCCATGGATCAAAGGGAAGCTATTAAGAATGTTAAGCGAAAACTTACAGACTTGGACAAAATGAAAATTGAAGAACAAAAAAAGGCTGTACGAAGCGGTTATGATATGGATATCATTCCTTCTGACCTTGCAAATTTTGGAGAAGAAGCAAAGACGTTACTGAATGAATTACAGGGACGGAATGAACGATTTTTTATTGTTTCATTTCAAATAACTAACTTTGCATCCAAGCGGCAAAAACTTGAGAATATTGCATTCCAAATTTCAGGGATTATCCAAAAATATAACTGTTCTATGCGTCGTATGGATTATCAACAGGAACAAGGCTTTGTATCATCTTTGCCGTTGGCATTAAATCAGGTGGATCTAGACAGAGGGTTGACTACATCATGCGTTGCGATCAATGTTCCATTTACAACACAAGAACTGTTTGATCCGGGAGGATTATATTATGGTTTGAATGCTATCAGTAATAATATGATTATGATAGATAGAAACAAATTAAAGAATCCTAATGGATTAATTCTAGGGACCCCCGGCTCCGGGAAATCTTTTAGCGCAAAACGTGAAATGACGAATGCATTTTTAATTACAAATGACGACATTATTATTTGCGATCCGGAAGCTGAGTATTATCCTCTAGTCAAAACGTTAAATGGTCAGGTAGTCAAAGTATCTCCAACGTCTAAAGATCACATCAATCCTTTAGATATCAATCTAAACTATGCTGATGGTGATGATCCTATTATGCTCAAAGCTCAATTCGTCATATCGCTCTTAGAGCTTGTCGTGGGTGGAACTCAAGGCCTACAGCCAGTGGAACTTACCATCATCGACCGCTGTACCCGGGCTATTTACCAACGGTATATTCAAAATCCTATCCCGGAAAATATTCCTATTTTGCAAGATTTGTACAACGAATTACTGAATCAAGACGAACAGGAAGCGCATCGTATTGCGACAGCATTAGAAATTTATGTTACAGGTTCCCTAAAAGTATTTAATAACCCGACCAACGTTGATATTAATAACAGAATTGTTTGTTATGACATCAAAGAATTAGGCAATCAATTAAAAAAATTAGGCATGCTAATTATTCAGGATCAGGTATGGAATCGTGTATCCATGAACAGAAACCAGTCGAAAAAGACAAGATTTTATATCGATGAGTGTCACCTTCTGCTCAAAGAAAAACAAACGGCCGAATATTTCGTTGAAATTTGGAAGCGTTTTAGGAAATGGGGTGGAATTCCTACAGGACTTACGCAAAATGTTAAAGATCTTTTATTGTCGAAAGAAATTACTAACATTATGGAAAATTCAGATTTTGTGTACATGTTAAATCAGGCTTCAGACGACAGAGATATTCTAGCTAAGCGGTTAAATATTTCCAAAGACCAACTTTCTTATGTGACAAACTCTGGGGAAGGCGAAGGTCTTTTGTATTTTGGGAATGTTATTGTTCCATTTATTGATAAATTTCCAAAAGACACGAAGCTTTACAATCTAATGACAACTAAGCCTGAAGAGATCAGACGAAGAGATGCCATAAAGCAAAATACATCATTATAA
- a CDS encoding PrgI family protein has protein sequence MAYVQVPRDLSKFESKVAFNLTKRQIICFGVGGILGFAFYTTFKPIIPINLLTTFMFILIAPFFIMGVFKKDGMPFEKYMYIIIRQKYLRPHIRRYKSVNLYHVIDNIQYPIASNKRKKVKK, from the coding sequence ATGGCATATGTACAAGTACCTCGAGATTTATCCAAGTTTGAGTCTAAAGTGGCTTTTAATTTAACGAAGCGACAAATTATATGTTTTGGTGTTGGAGGTATTTTAGGTTTTGCGTTTTATACGACTTTTAAACCGATCATACCTATTAATCTATTGACGACCTTTATGTTTATACTTATAGCACCATTTTTTATCATGGGAGTGTTTAAAAAGGACGGCATGCCGTTCGAAAAGTATATGTATATCATTATTCGCCAAAAATATTTGCGACCGCATATTCGGCGATATAAGTCCGTCAATCTTTATCACGTTATAGACAACATTCAGTATCCTATAGCGTCCAATAAACGAAAGAAGGTGAAAAAATAA
- a CDS encoding VirB6/TrbL-like conjugal transfer protein, CD1112 family codes for MQPMSNWAINNITESVSHMADTINHEIGQVGDIVSQTPDGYNNEIFNMAKNINTDIVVPIAVIVITFIAIYSLMNLVMERNNLHDIDTFVFFKWIIVTYVSIWFVTNSFDIVMAIFKICQNMIAGVTNISDATIDTVAYADTLKESLKDKSWFSLAILSGFISMASFIFQGIGILVWVIAVGRMVEIYFTIAVASLPLATMTNHRYSNVGDSYIKQVIALGLQGLFLIMAIAFYSILVQNIDMGGENIFLVMAKIIGYGLLLVMVMLRTKSVARSIVGA; via the coding sequence ATGCAACCCATGTCTAATTGGGCTATTAACAACATTACGGAAAGCGTCTCACACATGGCAGATACGATTAATCACGAGATCGGCCAAGTTGGTGATATAGTCAGTCAGACACCGGACGGATACAACAATGAAATTTTTAACATGGCGAAGAATATTAATACTGATATCGTCGTGCCCATTGCGGTTATTGTCATCACCTTTATCGCTATTTATTCATTGATGAATCTGGTCATGGAGCGAAATAATCTGCATGATATCGATACGTTCGTATTTTTTAAATGGATCATTGTAACCTACGTTTCAATTTGGTTTGTAACGAACAGTTTTGATATTGTTATGGCCATATTCAAAATATGTCAAAATATGATAGCAGGTGTCACGAACATTAGCGACGCTACAATTGATACTGTCGCCTATGCAGATACGTTAAAAGAAAGTTTAAAAGATAAAAGTTGGTTTTCTTTGGCTATTTTGTCAGGGTTTATCTCAATGGCATCTTTTATTTTCCAAGGTATCGGAATTCTGGTATGGGTTATCGCGGTAGGGCGTATGGTGGAAATATATTTTACCATTGCAGTAGCATCCTTACCGCTTGCAACAATGACGAATCATCGTTATTCCAACGTCGGAGACAGCTACATTAAACAGGTTATTGCATTAGGCTTACAAGGCCTTTTTTTGATTATGGCTATAGCATTTTATTCCATATTAGTTCAAAACATTGATATGGGCGGTGAAAATATATTTTTAGTTATGGCTAAAATTATAGGTTATGGTCTTTTACTCGTTATGGTTATGCTCAGAACAAAGAGTGTTGCGCGCTCAATCGTCGGAGCTTAG
- a CDS encoding Maff2 family mobile element protein, whose translation MEFFTSAVDQLKILVTALGAGLGAWGVINLLEGYGNDNPGAKSQGIKQLMAGGGVVLIAQNLIPLLSNVFQ comes from the coding sequence ATGGAATTTTTTACCAGTGCAGTTGATCAGTTAAAAATCCTTGTCACAGCTCTTGGAGCAGGATTGGGTGCGTGGGGTGTTATCAACCTGTTAGAAGGTTATGGTAACGATAATCCGGGCGCTAAATCTCAAGGGATCAAGCAATTAATGGCCGGCGGAGGGGTTGTACTTATCGCACAAAATCTCATTCCGCTACTGAGCAATGTTTTTCAATAA
- a CDS encoding Rib/alpha-like domain-containing protein, with product MENRKNFIRKTAVTLALAQVISVGTPWNSIANFSKIDNKVYAASTMHKWRKFKVNQKTVQKYREVTFPVEFGKKYVENEMVYTNTPEAYIASTKKYTFDENTGKFHVNKADLYEPKLEEALNNKTILSSADTYGGFVIPQDYWSGLRSANLDNMVLADGFDDRASTPEDEIVMDYISNITVVDMGPTKLKDVPYRGPFIDPGPTGSISPNDTVRYYIKIVSKKEAAPYNVVEKSKGDFVEDVTSSNASAYPQSGEQDGFWYEYAGSEVIQNQADTFTPQLTPISVRKGDSVDIVKAITNVPEDAQAEVKTAVDTETPGEKTGVVTITFADTSTKDINVTITVTDWTAMEEIVPIQPIDEKDIVKEEIKVGGTIDLTDNIKNLPETAQVNDVTSPSIDTSKSQETTGTVKITYENGSSIIVTVPVSVINLEADTFTPQLTPISVRKGDGVDIIKAITNVPEDAQAEVKTTVDTETPGEKTGVVTITFSDTSTKDINVTVNVTDWTAMEEIVPIENIIDTIKEEVVAKGENYNVTDNIVAENAKAFEEVGTIDTSKAGQYLAKVKVIFSDGSSRVVNVPVIVLENTDDLEEQIAELKKQINDLQKDLEDAYNTANAEKEALEKQIEEKEKELEDLKTSTDFEKQELQDMIKSLQDKIKSLEDQIAELEDEINQYKEIRDALEIEKQSLEDEIDDLNERIKELEASGGDNEEIIAELQARIEELEVENAMKQDEIDNLENQIFKLEDQLQDALYEKEALENEIADLEEQLKSAEDDNQAKAERIAELEREIELLKEQAQSEDDAKIDEILAKIEELQKQLDEATKAREEAETDTPQEDPNQGLKDKLADLIDEAEREVKRNKDITKDDKRTIEDAIDNGNDTLTDPNADRGDYRDAIRDLEDALEEAKDNAKAEVDKDKLKDAIRDAEKIDLDKLSDRDSRNMNDAIKDAKQVYDAKDSTQKEVDKATDKLKDLMKRLDKNYPNTALDKTSDINKMLASGDKSLSDFIERVRNLLKGDLLTKETISHDKDYTSLKYVFMIDSPKYAEATNKDTLIYQMDVRPFIQNNRTMLPLRYVAYTLGADVTWNDSTRTATFTKNNLTATIQIDHPNTITVNGRYIQMDAPIVMNNDRIFVSLTNISRIFNISNGDVSDRRDDDIEWNSSDNTATIYIAR from the coding sequence ATGGAGAACAGGAAAAATTTTATTCGCAAGACAGCTGTTACCTTAGCCTTAGCGCAAGTTATATCAGTCGGAACGCCATGGAATAGTATTGCCAATTTTTCAAAAATAGACAATAAAGTTTATGCGGCAAGTACCATGCATAAGTGGCGCAAGTTTAAGGTTAATCAAAAAACTGTACAAAAATATCGAGAAGTAACTTTCCCGGTAGAATTTGGGAAGAAATATGTTGAAAACGAAATGGTTTATACCAATACTCCTGAGGCATACATCGCATCGACTAAAAAATATACTTTTGATGAGAATACAGGAAAATTCCATGTAAATAAGGCAGATTTATACGAACCAAAATTAGAGGAAGCCTTAAACAATAAAACTATTCTTTCAAGCGCAGATACTTATGGAGGGTTTGTTATTCCCCAAGATTATTGGTCAGGCCTCAGATCTGCGAATTTAGATAATATGGTACTCGCTGATGGTTTTGATGATAGAGCATCGACACCGGAAGATGAAATAGTCATGGATTATATTTCCAATATAACCGTTGTTGACATGGGACCTACCAAACTAAAAGATGTGCCTTATCGCGGTCCTTTTATAGATCCAGGTCCTACAGGATCAATTTCTCCTAATGATACCGTTCGATATTATATAAAAATAGTTTCAAAAAAAGAAGCGGCGCCTTATAACGTTGTCGAAAAATCAAAAGGTGATTTTGTGGAAGATGTCACGTCTTCAAATGCATCCGCCTATCCACAATCAGGAGAACAAGATGGTTTTTGGTATGAATATGCTGGAAGCGAAGTTATACAAAATCAAGCCGACACCTTTACGCCACAGTTGACACCAATCAGTGTCCGAAAGGGCGACAGTGTAGATATTGTTAAGGCCATCACTAATGTGCCGGAAGATGCACAGGCTGAGGTTAAGACTGCTGTAGATACCGAGACGCCGGGTGAAAAGACAGGCGTGGTAACCATCACATTTGCCGACACATCCACGAAAGATATCAATGTGACCATTACCGTGACAGACTGGACAGCAATGGAGGAAATTGTACCGATCCAACCTATTGACGAAAAAGATATTGTGAAAGAAGAAATTAAGGTTGGCGGAACTATTGATCTTACCGATAATATTAAGAATTTGCCGGAAACTGCTCAAGTCAACGACGTAACATCACCATCAATTGACACGTCTAAATCGCAAGAGACCACGGGCACAGTTAAAATCACTTATGAAAACGGTTCAAGTATTATTGTTACGGTACCTGTATCCGTTATTAATCTTGAAGCCGACACCTTTACGCCACAATTGACACCAATCAGTGTCCGAAAGGGCGACGGTGTAGATATTATTAAGGCCATCACTAATGTGCCGGAAGATGCACAGGCTGAGGTTAAGACTACTGTAGATACTGAGACGCCAGGCGAAAAGACAGGCGTGGTAACCATCACTTTTTCCGATACTTCCACTAAAGATATCAATGTGACCGTTAACGTGACAGACTGGACAGCAATGGAGGAAATTGTACCAATTGAAAACATCATCGACACAATCAAAGAAGAAGTAGTAGCTAAAGGTGAAAATTATAACGTCACAGATAATATCGTGGCGGAGAACGCTAAAGCTTTCGAAGAGGTCGGGACAATAGATACCTCGAAAGCAGGTCAATATCTTGCAAAAGTGAAAGTTATTTTCAGTGATGGATCTTCGAGAGTCGTCAATGTCCCGGTGATTGTTTTAGAAAATACCGACGATCTTGAAGAACAAATCGCTGAACTTAAAAAACAAATTAATGACCTTCAAAAAGACTTAGAAGATGCTTATAACACTGCAAATGCAGAAAAAGAAGCGTTGGAAAAACAAATTGAAGAAAAAGAAAAAGAGTTGGAGGATTTAAAGACTAGTACCGATTTTGAAAAACAAGAACTTCAAGACATGATTAAAAGTCTTCAAGATAAAATTAAGTCCCTAGAAGACCAAATTGCAGAGCTAGAGGACGAAATTAATCAGTATAAAGAAATCCGTGATGCTTTGGAAATTGAAAAGCAATCATTAGAAGATGAAATTGATGATCTAAATGAGAGAATCAAAGAGCTTGAAGCAAGCGGTGGCGATAATGAAGAAATTATTGCTGAACTCCAAGCGAGAATTGAAGAGCTTGAAGTAGAAAATGCGATGAAACAAGATGAAATTGATAATTTAGAAAATCAAATTTTCAAGCTTGAAGATCAACTTCAAGATGCGCTCTACGAAAAAGAAGCGTTGGAAAATGAAATTGCTGATCTAGAAGAACAATTGAAATCTGCTGAAGATGACAATCAAGCTAAGGCAGAGCGAATTGCAGAGCTTGAAAGAGAAATTGAATTGCTTAAAGAACAAGCACAATCTGAAGATGACGCTAAGATTGACGAAATCCTCGCAAAAATCGAAGAACTGCAAAAACAACTCGATGAAGCTACTAAGGCCCGAGAAGAAGCTGAAACGGATACACCGCAAGAAGATCCTAATCAAGGTCTAAAAGACAAACTTGCAGATCTAATCGACGAGGCCGAGCGTGAAGTCAAACGAAATAAAGACATCACCAAAGATGATAAGCGTACCATAGAAGACGCTATCGACAATGGTAATGACACACTGACAGATCCTAATGCCGATCGTGGCGATTACCGTGATGCTATTCGAGACCTAGAAGACGCTTTGGAGGAAGCAAAAGACAATGCTAAGGCTGAGGTCGATAAAGATAAATTAAAAGATGCTATCCGAGATGCTGAAAAAATTGATCTGGACAAATTAAGTGACAGAGATAGTCGAAATATGAACGATGCGATTAAAGACGCTAAACAAGTTTATGATGCTAAAGATAGTACTCAGAAAGAAGTCGACAAAGCAACAGACAAGCTTAAAGATCTTATGAAGCGTCTGGACAAAAATTATCCTAACACTGCGTTGGATAAAACGAGTGACATTAATAAAATGTTAGCATCCGGTGATAAGTCTTTGAGTGATTTTATTGAACGTGTTCGGAATTTGCTTAAAGGGGATTTACTGACTAAGGAAACTATCAGTCATGATAAAGATTACACATCATTGAAATACGTCTTTATGATTGATTCTCCGAAATACGCCGAAGCAACAAACAAAGACACGTTAATTTATCAAATGGACGTTAGACCGTTCATTCAAAACAACAGAACCATGTTACCGCTTCGCTACGTGGCCTACACCTTGGGGGCTGATGTAACATGGAATGATAGCACAAGAACGGCAACTTTTACCAAAAATAATCTCACTGCGACAATTCAAATTGACCATCCAAACACTATCACAGTTAATGGACGGTATATTCAAATGGATGCACCAATTGTTATGAACAATGACCGGATCTTTGTATCCCTCACCAATATATCCCGTATCTTCAATATCAGCAATGGCGATGTATCTGACAGACGTGACGATGATATTGAATGGAATAGCAGTGATAATACAGCAACAATTTATATTGCTAGATAA
- a CDS encoding VirD4-like conjugal transfer protein, CD1115 family, which translates to MTKIIDGIVRDLRSLKSSFFYTLRTVDKKNLFIQFFPYILIYLVLNRFFFLVSVLGFAQALANFTMVLTFDIVLFPIYSTMWQAFLATLAVGFLVYQKIANSKKFRKGEEYGSAKWSTLKDIAPYVNKNDDEDNILLTKTEKITMEERLPQEKIKYGRNKNVLIVGGSGSGKTRGYVKPNLMQMHSSYVVTDPKGTVLVECGKMLEKGKIVVKDVKTEKGVVKKKVRERYKIKVFNTINFEKSMHYNPLAYVHSEKDILKLVDTLMLNTKGEGNHSGDDFWTKAEKLLYNAFIAYIVFELKEEDRNFNTLLDMLENADAREDDENHLNVVDMMFAELAEEKPDCFAVSQYEGYKKAAGKTAKSILISCSARLAPFCIKELRDIMSYDDLELDKIGDRKTALFIIVSDTDDTFNFVVAMLYTQLFNLLCERADDVYNGKLPVHVRCLLDEFANIGQIPKFEKLIATIRSRRISANIILQANSQLKDIYKDKAGTIIGNCDITLFLGGKETETAKELEATLGKETIDLLNTSENRGVQRSSGLSYQKTGRSLMSQDEVAVMDGNKCILQIRGVRPFFSDKYDITQHPRYSMLSDADEKNIFDIKSYLNSMMIHSKHQRLQRQINTRHAIEDVCEANNIPMQ; encoded by the coding sequence ATGACGAAAATCATTGATGGCATTGTGCGAGATTTAAGGAGCTTAAAAAGCTCTTTTTTTTATACACTGCGCACTGTAGATAAGAAAAATCTCTTTATCCAATTTTTCCCCTATATTCTTATCTACTTGGTCTTGAATCGTTTTTTCTTTCTAGTCAGTGTTTTAGGATTTGCACAAGCACTGGCCAATTTCACCATGGTATTAACTTTTGATATTGTCTTATTTCCTATTTACAGCACAATGTGGCAGGCCTTCCTTGCGACGTTGGCAGTAGGATTCTTGGTGTATCAAAAAATAGCAAATTCCAAGAAATTTCGCAAAGGTGAAGAATATGGATCCGCTAAGTGGTCTACTCTAAAGGATATTGCACCGTACGTCAACAAAAACGATGATGAGGACAATATTCTTCTCACAAAAACGGAAAAAATTACCATGGAAGAGCGACTGCCTCAGGAAAAAATAAAGTATGGACGGAATAAAAACGTCTTGATCGTTGGCGGTTCCGGGTCAGGTAAAACTCGAGGGTATGTAAAACCAAATCTAATGCAAATGCATTCCAGCTATGTGGTCACAGATCCGAAAGGGACCGTGCTTGTCGAGTGTGGCAAAATGCTTGAAAAAGGCAAAATCGTTGTAAAAGACGTTAAAACAGAAAAAGGTGTTGTGAAGAAAAAAGTCCGAGAACGGTATAAAATCAAAGTTTTTAATACCATCAATTTTGAAAAATCCATGCACTATAATCCCTTAGCTTATGTGCATTCTGAAAAAGATATTTTAAAATTGGTGGATACATTGATGTTAAACACCAAAGGTGAGGGCAATCATTCAGGTGATGATTTTTGGACAAAAGCTGAAAAGCTTTTGTATAACGCCTTTATTGCCTACATTGTTTTTGAACTCAAAGAAGAGGACCGAAATTTTAATACCTTATTGGATATGCTTGAAAACGCAGATGCTAGAGAAGATGATGAAAATCATCTCAACGTTGTGGATATGATGTTTGCAGAACTTGCGGAAGAAAAGCCGGATTGTTTCGCTGTCAGCCAATATGAGGGATATAAAAAAGCTGCGGGAAAGACGGCAAAATCTATTCTTATTAGTTGTTCTGCGCGCCTTGCCCCTTTTTGCATCAAAGAATTGCGAGACATTATGTCTTATGACGATTTAGAGCTGGATAAAATTGGCGATAGAAAGACGGCTCTATTTATTATCGTTTCCGATACGGATGACACATTTAATTTTGTTGTCGCCATGCTTTATACCCAGTTATTTAATTTGCTGTGTGAGCGAGCAGATGATGTGTATAACGGTAAATTACCTGTGCATGTACGGTGTCTATTAGATGAATTTGCCAATATTGGCCAAATTCCTAAGTTTGAAAAACTCATTGCAACTATTCGTTCCAGACGGATTTCTGCAAATATTATTTTACAAGCGAATTCACAACTTAAAGACATATACAAGGATAAAGCCGGCACGATCATAGGTAATTGCGATATCACATTATTTTTAGGGGGAAAAGAAACGGAAACAGCCAAAGAACTGGAAGCAACACTGGGCAAAGAAACTATTGATTTGTTGAATACGAGTGAAAATCGTGGCGTCCAACGGTCAAGCGGATTGTCCTATCAGAAAACCGGTCGGTCGTTAATGAGTCAAGATGAAGTAGCTGTTATGGATGGTAACAAATGTATTTTACAAATACGAGGTGTACGTCCATTTTTTAGCGATAAGTACGATATAACGCAACATCCGCGTTATTCGATGTTATCTGATGCAGATGAAAAAAATATTTTTGATATCAAATCATATCTGAACAGTATGATGATACACAGTAAACATCAGCGTCTTCAACGGCAGATTAATACACGACATGCCATCGAAGACGTATGTGAAGCGAACAACATCCCTATGCAGTAG
- a CDS encoding replication initiator protein A: MNKTANFYTMYNEVDYIRNTFYKFPKWLDYLNLAPTAKLTYMYILDRYEISIRNRWVDDNGNIYCYFNRDSLASKMQVSAKTITNNLKILEKENLLLSVQQGQGKPNRIYILLPSDDYLLTLLENYQDQVVEDDLDNYVDDDLLKGPQTVENTKKGKNYTSRKVNISPLEGKNLPPINNNINKTEVINNHSFFPNDSESKNEGMNDEESKFNNQLKKIKNLINYDDLVTIYPPDVVGEYFSIIVDTLTSANCTIKIKGQEKNIEVVKSQFWKLNSARVEEAMKRIKDNPQRVYDTTAYIRSVLYDVTLSTTNKYDQEVNYDFRRTEPGQFNRKRK, encoded by the coding sequence ATGAATAAAACTGCAAATTTTTACACAATGTACAACGAAGTCGATTACATTCGAAATACTTTTTACAAGTTTCCAAAGTGGCTAGACTATTTAAACTTAGCACCTACTGCTAAGTTAACCTATATGTATATTTTAGATCGTTATGAGATAAGTATACGAAATCGATGGGTTGACGATAATGGTAACATTTATTGTTATTTCAATCGTGATAGCCTTGCATCCAAAATGCAGGTGTCAGCAAAGACCATCACAAATAACTTGAAAATTTTAGAAAAAGAAAATCTTCTTTTATCTGTACAGCAGGGTCAAGGAAAGCCAAATAGAATTTACATTCTCCTACCTAGTGATGATTATCTTTTAACTTTATTAGAAAATTATCAAGATCAAGTGGTAGAGGATGATTTAGACAACTATGTAGATGACGATCTTTTGAAAGGTCCTCAAACCGTTGAAAATACTAAGAAGGGAAAAAATTACACATCTAGAAAGGTAAATATTTCCCCTCTAGAAGGGAAAAATCTTCCCCCTATCAATAACAATATAAACAAGACTGAGGTTATCAATAATCATTCTTTCTTTCCTAATGATTCTGAATCAAAGAATGAAGGAATGAATGATGAGGAATCTAAATTTAATAACCAATTGAAAAAAATTAAGAATCTCATTAATTATGATGATTTAGTCACTATCTATCCCCCTGATGTTGTTGGTGAATATTTTAGTATCATTGTTGATACGCTTACTTCGGCAAATTGTACGATCAAAATAAAAGGACAGGAAAAAAACATTGAAGTTGTCAAATCACAATTTTGGAAGCTAAACAGTGCTCGGGTCGAAGAAGCTATGAAACGTATCAAAGATAATCCGCAAAGGGTTTATGACACTACAGCCTACATCCGATCAGTTTTATACGACGTGACGTTATCCACAACCAACAAGTATGACCAAGAAGTCAATTATGATTTTAGACGGACTGAACCGGGGCAATTTAACAGAAAGAGGAAGTGA